Proteins encoded by one window of Panicum virgatum strain AP13 chromosome 7N, P.virgatum_v5, whole genome shotgun sequence:
- the LOC120683084 gene encoding uncharacterized protein LOC120683084 produces the protein MGWPAGGVAQAGPHVGASAPAAAQGRAWGSPRRSKAAALAWLQQLAAAAAVWAVPAAAEQGDGEAGRRDGKGGQAALGRTAALRELAQGGPAACAGGEQGLRGGAAAPRRRQGRNRKGNGSGSKRRLLGISPGARFGRGRAGGGSSV, from the coding sequence atgggctggccggccggcggggtaGCGCAGGCGGGCCCACACGTAGGGGCCAGTGCACCCGCAGCCGCGCAGGGGCGCGCGTGGGGCAGCCCAAGGCGGAgcaaggcggcggcgttggcgtGGCTGCAgcagcttgcggcggcggcggcggtctgggCCGTTCCGGCTGCAGCAGAGCAAGGCGAcggggaggcggggcggcgcgacggcaaGGGAGGCCAAGCGGCCCtggggcgcacggcggcgctgcgggagcTCGCGCAGGGCGGCCCCGCGGCATGTGCCGGCGGTGAGCagggcctccgcggcggcgcggcggcgccccgacGGCGGCAAGGCCGGAATCGAAAGGGGAACGGCTCGGGGAGCAAGCGGAGGTTGCTGGGAATCTCACCGGGGGCTCGTTTTGGGCGGGGAAGGGCCGGAGGTGGGAGCTCGGTGTAg